A single window of Modestobacter italicus DNA harbors:
- a CDS encoding Gfo/Idh/MocA family protein, with product MSLRVALVGAGGVGARHARTLAGFDDVELVGVCDPEAGPREALAGELDVPAVADLDTLLGRRPDAVWLCVPPFAHGEPELAVLRAGLPFFVEKPLAADLPTAERVAAAVADAGVPTATGYHWRHLDTVAAARQALAGARVRLVDVRWWGTTPPPAWWSRADRSGGQVVEQATHVLDLVRLLAGEVVEVVGGAAPSGREGRDVPDATAAVLRFASGAVGTASTSCVLPSLTAAGLDVAADGLAVQLTETELRVRTPGGEERTEPTVDARHTVDRAFVDLLTGAPAAPGLVDVAEALRTHRLAWAVTEATRTGAPVRVASG from the coding sequence GTGAGCCTGCGGGTGGCGCTGGTCGGCGCGGGTGGCGTGGGTGCACGGCACGCCCGCACCCTGGCCGGCTTCGACGACGTCGAGCTGGTCGGCGTGTGCGACCCGGAGGCCGGTCCCCGCGAGGCGCTGGCCGGTGAGCTGGACGTGCCGGCGGTGGCCGACCTGGACACCCTGCTCGGCCGCCGACCGGACGCGGTGTGGCTGTGCGTGCCGCCCTTCGCGCACGGCGAGCCGGAGCTGGCGGTGCTGCGCGCGGGGCTGCCGTTCTTCGTGGAGAAGCCGCTGGCCGCCGACCTGCCGACCGCCGAGCGGGTGGCGGCGGCCGTCGCCGACGCCGGGGTGCCGACCGCCACCGGCTACCACTGGCGGCACCTGGACACCGTCGCCGCGGCCCGGCAGGCTCTGGCCGGCGCGCGGGTGCGGCTGGTCGACGTCCGCTGGTGGGGGACGACGCCGCCCCCGGCGTGGTGGAGCCGCGCCGACCGCTCCGGCGGTCAGGTCGTCGAGCAGGCCACCCACGTGCTGGACCTGGTGCGGCTGCTCGCCGGCGAGGTGGTCGAGGTGGTCGGCGGCGCGGCGCCGTCGGGCCGGGAGGGGCGCGATGTGCCCGACGCGACCGCCGCCGTGCTGCGGTTCGCCTCGGGGGCGGTCGGCACCGCGAGCACCTCGTGCGTCCTGCCCTCGCTGACCGCGGCCGGCCTGGACGTGGCGGCGGACGGGCTGGCCGTTCAGCTGACCGAGACCGAGCTGCGGGTGCGCACCCCGGGGGGCGAGGAGCGGACCGAGCCCACGGTCGACGCCCGCCACACCGTCGACCGCGCCTTCGTCGACCTGCTGACCGGGGCGCCCGCCGCGCCGGGGCTGGTGGACGTCGCGGAGGCGCTGCGCACCCACCGGCTGGCCTGGGCCGTCACCGAGGCCACCCGGACCGGCGCGCCGGTCCGGGTGGCCTCGGGGTGA
- a CDS encoding NAD(P)-dependent alcohol dehydrogenase produces the protein MKAVRVHEYGKPPSIDDVPDPELQGPLDVLVHVDAAGVCRTDLHIIEGQWAEASGVGLPYVIGHENAGTVVEVGDAVRNVSVGDKVILHPLVTCGLCPPCRRGDDVHCENGEFPGISRDGGMAELLRTNARSVVKLAEGLQPVDVAALADAGLTAQHAVRKAVPLLPATARAVVIGAGGLGHIGLQCLLAMTPAEITVVDRSAEALAKAAELGAHRTVQAGDGTVAEVLDALGGTGAEVVFDFVGEHGTEAEGIAMTRDTGSYYVIGYGGAVQVPTLEIINREISIVGNKVGSYTDLRELMALAARGLVTLSTRTYPLTSALEALDDLDGGRLPGTRAILVP, from the coding sequence GTGAAGGCCGTCCGCGTGCACGAGTACGGCAAGCCCCCGTCGATCGACGACGTCCCGGACCCGGAGCTGCAGGGCCCGCTCGACGTCCTGGTGCACGTCGACGCCGCCGGGGTGTGCCGGACCGACCTGCACATCATCGAGGGCCAGTGGGCCGAGGCCAGCGGCGTCGGGCTGCCCTACGTGATCGGCCACGAGAACGCCGGCACCGTCGTGGAGGTCGGCGACGCGGTGCGCAACGTGTCGGTCGGCGACAAGGTCATCCTGCACCCGCTGGTGACCTGCGGGCTGTGCCCGCCCTGCCGCCGCGGCGACGACGTGCACTGCGAGAACGGCGAGTTCCCCGGCATCAGCCGGGACGGCGGGATGGCCGAGCTGCTGCGCACCAACGCCCGGTCGGTGGTGAAGCTCGCCGAGGGGCTGCAGCCGGTGGACGTCGCGGCGCTGGCGGACGCCGGGCTCACCGCGCAGCACGCCGTCCGCAAGGCGGTGCCGCTGCTGCCGGCCACCGCCCGGGCGGTGGTGATCGGCGCGGGCGGCCTCGGGCACATCGGGCTGCAGTGCCTGCTGGCGATGACCCCGGCCGAGATCACCGTCGTCGACCGCTCGGCCGAGGCGCTGGCCAAGGCCGCCGAGCTCGGCGCGCACCGGACGGTCCAGGCCGGGGACGGCACGGTGGCGGAGGTGCTCGACGCGCTGGGCGGCACCGGCGCGGAGGTCGTCTTCGACTTCGTCGGCGAGCACGGCACCGAGGCCGAGGGCATCGCGATGACCCGGGACACCGGCTCGTACTACGTCATCGGCTACGGCGGCGCGGTGCAGGTGCCGACGCTGGAGATCATCAACCGGGAGATCAGCATCGTCGGCAACAAGGTCGGCTCCTACACCGACCTGCGCGAGCTGATGGCGCTGGCGGCCCGCGGCCTGGTCACGCTGTCGACGCGGACCTACCCGCTGACGTCGGCGCTGGAGGCGCTCGACGACCTCGACGGCGGCCGCCTCCCGGGCACCCGGGCGATCCTGGTCCCCTGA
- a CDS encoding iron-sulfur cluster assembly protein, with translation MTAILTPQLTETDVRRALGTVVDPELDEPITDLGFVRSVGVSADVVEVHLRLPTSFCAPNFAWLMVSDARDAVRALPGAGRVVVELDDHHDSDLINAGLAADAGYRGTFGHEAEDSLDELRATFQRKAHTAAMERALTAWLRAHPDRPETAAGDLRLGDLADDATTAALVARRAVLGLPVDPASPVLLAPDGSRPAAGAVALTLRKARSVRISVDGNAHFCRGLLGTRYPGAEADQTPRPSPDHPLLPLEVLP, from the coding sequence ATGACGGCGATCCTCACCCCGCAGCTCACCGAGACCGACGTCCGGCGCGCGCTGGGCACCGTCGTCGACCCCGAGCTCGACGAGCCGATCACCGACCTCGGCTTCGTCCGATCGGTCGGGGTCTCCGCCGACGTGGTCGAGGTGCACCTGCGGCTGCCCACGTCGTTCTGCGCGCCGAACTTCGCCTGGCTGATGGTCTCCGACGCCCGGGACGCCGTCCGCGCGCTGCCCGGCGCCGGGCGGGTGGTCGTCGAGCTCGACGACCACCACGACTCCGACCTGATCAACGCCGGACTGGCGGCCGACGCCGGGTACCGCGGCACGTTCGGGCACGAGGCCGAGGACAGCCTCGACGAACTGCGGGCCACCTTCCAGCGCAAGGCGCACACCGCGGCCATGGAGCGGGCGCTCACCGCGTGGCTGCGGGCCCACCCCGACCGGCCGGAGACCGCCGCCGGCGACCTGCGGCTGGGCGACCTGGCCGACGACGCGACGACCGCGGCGCTGGTCGCCCGGCGGGCCGTCCTCGGACTGCCGGTGGACCCGGCGTCCCCGGTCCTGCTCGCCCCCGACGGCTCGCGGCCGGCGGCCGGCGCCGTCGCGCTCACCCTGCGGAAGGCCCGCTCGGTGCGCATCTCGGTCGACGGCAACGCGCACTTCTGCCGCGGCCTGCTGGGCACCCGCTACCCCGGCGCGGAGGCCGACCAGACCCCGCGCCCCTCCCCCGACCACCCGCTGCTCCCCCTGGAGGTCCTGCCGTGA
- a CDS encoding amidohydrolase family protein, with the protein MYSKDGEDYFVVDAHIALWDARPENQRNVHGKQFIDCFYDYHRNLSPEAEVWPYEEYLYQGGERLMRDVFAGGIVDHAIFQPAALGEFYHRGFGQTEEAWALTQAHPDKLTYNHNFDPRNGEAGLDQLRADAERFGLKGVKLYTAEWHGDSRGYKLSDPWTYKYLEVCRELGIKNIHVHKGPTIRPLDRDAFDVADVDHAATDFTDLNFVVEHCGLPRLEDFCWIATQEPNVHAGLAVAIPFIHTRPRYFAQIIGELVYWLGEDRIQFSSDYALWTPKWLVERFVDFQIPEDMTEYAPLTTAVKKKVLGLNAAKLYDIPVPERLQLPDADETATGPREPGSADLAMAR; encoded by the coding sequence GTGTACAGCAAGGACGGCGAGGACTACTTCGTGGTCGACGCGCACATCGCGCTGTGGGACGCGCGACCGGAGAACCAGCGCAACGTGCACGGCAAGCAGTTCATCGACTGCTTCTACGACTACCACCGCAACCTCAGCCCCGAGGCCGAGGTGTGGCCCTACGAGGAGTACCTCTACCAGGGCGGCGAGCGGCTGATGCGGGACGTCTTCGCCGGCGGCATCGTCGACCACGCCATCTTCCAGCCGGCCGCCCTCGGCGAGTTCTACCACCGCGGCTTCGGGCAGACCGAGGAGGCCTGGGCGCTGACCCAGGCGCACCCGGACAAGCTCACCTACAACCACAACTTCGACCCGCGCAACGGCGAGGCGGGCCTGGACCAGCTGCGCGCCGACGCCGAGCGTTTCGGGCTCAAGGGCGTGAAGCTCTACACCGCCGAGTGGCACGGTGACTCCCGCGGCTACAAGCTCAGCGACCCGTGGACCTACAAGTACCTCGAGGTCTGCCGGGAGCTCGGCATCAAGAACATCCACGTGCACAAGGGCCCGACCATCCGGCCGCTGGACCGGGACGCCTTCGACGTGGCCGACGTCGACCACGCGGCGACCGACTTCACCGACCTGAACTTCGTCGTCGAGCACTGCGGGCTGCCCCGGCTGGAGGACTTCTGCTGGATCGCCACCCAGGAGCCCAACGTGCACGCCGGGCTCGCGGTGGCCATCCCGTTCATCCACACCCGGCCGCGCTACTTCGCCCAGATCATCGGCGAGCTCGTCTACTGGCTCGGCGAGGACCGGATCCAGTTCTCCAGCGACTACGCGCTGTGGACGCCGAAGTGGCTGGTCGAGCGGTTCGTGGACTTCCAGATCCCGGAGGACATGACCGAGTACGCGCCGCTGACCACCGCGGTGAAGAAGAAGGTGCTCGGGCTCAACGCGGCCAAGCTCTACGACATCCCGGTGCCGGAGCGGCTGCAGCTCCCCGACGCCGACGAGACGGCGACCGGCCCCCGCGAGCCGGGCAGCGCCGACCTGGCGATGGCCCGATGA
- a CDS encoding helix-turn-helix domain-containing protein, translating to MADRPALPTPAARPAAGLPLPAARPRVRASWARSERYGVSPEAVEAVYSPTLSTDSLFYECGAEVLGRLHGTLADEPVGLMITDAEGLVLARWSGDRAIDASLDRVHLAPGFYFGERTAGTNGLGLALADRVPSLVRAGEHFVAPLRRYTCAAVPVLDPRTGDLVGSINMTTWSDASSDLLLALAQSAAGNTSALMHVRSGGHPERPMPRGEVFHVFADRLPGADPCHSRAWPDALAAARDAVAAGRLLAVVGEPGAGKSAVASLARHGGRRRERVLVARPPQAADVESWLALWAPELTSPDTCVVVSGADVLPAWAADELAAVLGAAPAGPVRPVVLTAPSLAAVPASLAALVDSVVEVPALRHRTEDVEPLALAFAREHRHRDVPFTPRALRALAAHSWPENVRELRAVVREAVARTDVVDVHHLPPAVLSAGSRSLSRLEQLERDEILRCLTRPGTTATQAATELGVSRATLYRKIAQYGLRVPGRDQA from the coding sequence GTGGCCGACCGTCCTGCCCTGCCCACCCCGGCGGCCCGTCCGGCGGCCGGGCTGCCGCTGCCGGCGGCGCGCCCCCGCGTGCGCGCGTCCTGGGCGCGCAGCGAGCGGTACGGCGTCTCACCGGAGGCGGTCGAGGCTGTCTACAGCCCGACGCTGAGCACCGACTCGCTGTTCTACGAGTGCGGCGCCGAGGTGCTCGGCCGGCTGCACGGCACGCTCGCGGACGAGCCGGTCGGGCTGATGATCACCGACGCCGAGGGGCTGGTGCTGGCCCGCTGGTCCGGTGACCGGGCCATCGACGCCTCGCTGGACCGGGTGCACCTGGCGCCGGGGTTCTACTTCGGGGAGCGCACCGCCGGCACCAACGGGCTCGGGCTGGCGCTGGCCGACCGGGTGCCGTCGCTGGTGCGGGCCGGGGAGCACTTCGTCGCGCCGCTGCGCCGCTACACCTGCGCCGCGGTGCCGGTGCTCGACCCGCGCACCGGGGACCTGGTCGGCAGCATCAACATGACCACCTGGTCCGACGCCTCCTCCGACCTGCTGCTGGCCCTGGCCCAGTCGGCGGCGGGCAACACCAGCGCGCTCATGCACGTGCGCTCCGGCGGCCACCCGGAACGGCCGATGCCCCGCGGCGAGGTCTTCCACGTCTTCGCCGACCGGCTGCCCGGCGCCGACCCGTGCCACTCCCGGGCGTGGCCGGACGCGCTGGCCGCGGCCCGCGACGCGGTGGCGGCCGGTCGGCTGCTGGCGGTCGTGGGCGAGCCCGGGGCCGGCAAGTCCGCGGTGGCCAGCCTGGCCCGGCACGGCGGACGGCGGCGCGAGCGGGTGCTGGTCGCCCGCCCGCCGCAGGCCGCCGACGTCGAGTCCTGGCTCGCGCTGTGGGCACCGGAGCTGACCAGCCCCGACACCTGCGTGGTCGTCTCCGGCGCCGACGTGCTCCCGGCCTGGGCCGCCGACGAGCTGGCCGCGGTGCTCGGCGCAGCGCCGGCCGGACCGGTGCGGCCGGTGGTGCTCACCGCGCCGTCGCTGGCCGCCGTCCCGGCGTCGCTGGCCGCGCTGGTCGACTCGGTCGTCGAGGTGCCCGCGCTGCGGCACCGCACCGAGGACGTCGAGCCGCTGGCGCTGGCCTTCGCCCGCGAGCACCGGCACCGCGACGTGCCGTTCACCCCGCGGGCGCTGCGCGCGCTGGCCGCGCACTCCTGGCCGGAGAACGTGCGGGAGCTGCGCGCCGTCGTCCGGGAGGCGGTGGCCCGCACCGACGTCGTCGACGTCCACCACCTGCCGCCCGCGGTGCTCAGCGCGGGCTCCCGGTCGCTGAGCCGGCTCGAGCAGCTGGAGCGGGACGAGATCCTGCGCTGCCTCACCCGGCCGGGCACCACGGCGACCCAGGCGGCCACCGAGCTGGGCGTCTCCCGGGCGACGCTCTACCGGAAGATCGCCCAGTACGGCCTGCGCGTGCCCGGCCGGGACCAGGCCTAG
- a CDS encoding NAD-dependent epimerase/dehydratase family protein gives MTTVAVTGSSGKLGRAVVSDLVEHGYDVVALDRAPSPRTDVVSSVVDLTDFGQAVEALSGIDDRHDGVDALVHLAAVPAPGLLPNAATFANNATASYNVYTAALRAGVRKVVWASSETVLGLPFDTPPPYVPVDEEYPPAPTTTYSLVKTLEEELARQLCRWHPDLSMTGLRFSNVMYPEDYAAFPGYDADPAVRRWNLWGYIDARDGAQAVRLGLEHTAPGADVFIVANADTVMSRPNAELLAAEFPGVPLAREVGPNETLLSIDKARRVLGFSPQHSWRDEVGA, from the coding sequence ATGACGACAGTGGCGGTCACCGGCAGCAGCGGCAAGCTCGGCAGGGCGGTGGTCAGCGACCTGGTCGAGCACGGCTACGACGTCGTCGCGCTGGACCGGGCACCCAGCCCGCGCACCGACGTCGTCTCCTCCGTCGTCGACCTCACCGACTTCGGGCAGGCCGTCGAGGCGCTGAGCGGCATCGACGACCGGCACGACGGGGTGGACGCGCTGGTGCACCTGGCCGCCGTCCCGGCCCCCGGGCTGCTGCCCAACGCGGCGACGTTCGCCAACAACGCGACCGCGTCCTACAACGTCTACACCGCCGCGCTGCGGGCCGGCGTCCGGAAGGTCGTGTGGGCCTCCAGCGAGACCGTGCTCGGCCTGCCCTTCGACACCCCGCCGCCCTACGTGCCGGTCGACGAGGAGTACCCGCCGGCGCCGACCACCACGTACTCGCTGGTCAAGACGCTGGAGGAGGAGCTGGCGCGGCAGCTGTGCCGCTGGCACCCGGACCTGTCGATGACCGGGCTGCGGTTCAGCAACGTCATGTACCCCGAGGACTACGCCGCGTTCCCCGGCTACGACGCCGACCCGGCGGTGCGCCGGTGGAACCTGTGGGGCTACATCGACGCCCGGGACGGCGCGCAGGCGGTCCGGCTCGGGCTGGAGCACACCGCCCCGGGCGCGGACGTCTTCATCGTGGCCAACGCCGACACGGTGATGTCCCGGCCCAACGCCGAGCTGCTGGCCGCGGAGTTCCCGGGGGTGCCGCTGGCCCGCGAGGTCGGGCCGAACGAGACGCTGCTGTCGATCGACAAGGCGCGCCGGGTGCTCGGGTTCTCCCCGCAGCACTCGTGGCGCGACGAGGTCGGCGCCTAG
- a CDS encoding glucose-6-phosphate dehydrogenase has translation MISRLLLLGAAGDLAGRFLLPSLAWLEAAGALPADLQVVAAGAQDGDDAGFRASVAARWDTAAPDLPAAARAAALARLRYRRFDADDPASVAAAAGAFTGTGPVAAYLALPPALFPATLRGLGSAGLPPGSRVAVEKPFGADLAGAVALNGLLAEVSRGDERAVTRVDHFLAMPAVTGLLDRRAAGELGPAEDGRTVAGVEVVWQETLGLEGRADFYDRTGAVRDVLQNHLLQVLVALALEPPAAAADLPAARSAVLRSLRLASADPAACTRRARYTAGTLADGTAVPDYADEEGVAPARCTETHAEVVLALDVPRWAGTRFGVRTGKAVGTARKGVAVRFRDADRDPLWISLEPAAQGPGADGAPGELAAYRAVLTDVLTGGSATSVGAEEAELAWRVVDPALKGWAAGAVPLLENRAGSAGPPPLDPGAPRG, from the coding sequence GTGATCAGCCGGCTGCTGCTGCTCGGCGCCGCCGGCGACCTGGCCGGCCGGTTCCTGCTCCCGTCGCTGGCCTGGCTGGAGGCGGCCGGTGCGCTGCCGGCGGACCTGCAGGTGGTGGCCGCCGGCGCGCAGGACGGCGACGACGCCGGCTTCCGCGCCTCGGTCGCCGCCCGCTGGGACACCGCGGCCCCCGACCTCCCGGCGGCGGCGCGGGCGGCGGCGCTGGCCCGGCTGCGGTACCGGCGGTTCGACGCCGACGACCCGGCCAGCGTGGCCGCGGCGGCCGGGGCCTTCACCGGGACCGGGCCGGTCGCGGCCTACCTGGCGCTGCCGCCGGCGCTGTTCCCGGCGACCCTGCGGGGGCTGGGGTCGGCCGGCCTGCCGCCGGGGAGCCGGGTCGCGGTGGAGAAGCCCTTCGGCGCCGACCTGGCCGGCGCCGTCGCGCTCAACGGCCTGCTCGCCGAGGTCAGCCGGGGGGACGAGCGGGCGGTGACCCGGGTCGACCACTTCCTGGCGATGCCGGCCGTCACCGGGCTGCTCGACCGGCGGGCGGCCGGCGAGCTGGGGCCGGCGGAGGACGGCCGGACCGTGGCCGGGGTGGAGGTCGTCTGGCAGGAGACGCTGGGGCTGGAGGGCCGGGCGGACTTCTACGACCGGACCGGCGCGGTGCGCGACGTGCTGCAGAACCACCTGCTGCAGGTCCTGGTCGCCCTGGCCCTCGAGCCGCCGGCGGCGGCGGCGGACCTACCCGCGGCGAGGTCGGCCGTGCTGCGGTCGCTGCGGCTGGCGTCCGCCGACCCCGCCGCCTGCACCCGCCGGGCCCGGTACACCGCGGGCACGCTGGCCGACGGCACCGCCGTGCCCGACTACGCCGACGAGGAGGGGGTCGCCCCGGCCCGGTGCACCGAGACCCACGCCGAGGTGGTGCTCGCCCTCGACGTCCCCCGCTGGGCCGGGACGAGGTTCGGGGTGCGCACCGGCAAGGCCGTGGGCACCGCCCGCAAGGGGGTGGCGGTGCGCTTCCGCGACGCCGACCGCGACCCGCTGTGGATCTCCCTGGAGCCCGCCGCCCAGGGCCCCGGCGCCGACGGGGCGCCCGGCGAGCTCGCCGCCTACCGCGCGGTGCTGACCGACGTGCTGACCGGCGGCTCGGCCACGTCGGTCGGGGCGGAGGAGGCCGAGCTGGCCTGGCGGGTGGTGGACCCGGCGCTAAAGGGGTGGGCGGCCGGCGCGGTGCCGCTGCTCGAGAACCGGGCCGGCTCGGCCGGCCCGCCGCCGCTGGACCCGGGCGCCCCGCGGGGCTGA
- a CDS encoding M20 family metallopeptidase yields MTEDAGDTRTPLPADRHHLDQLRAATERAAATAEPLSSPHAGAPAALLDRAEQAVEAAGPDLLALSADLHAHPEEGYAEHRSVRAVAELLARHGIDAEVGVHGLDTALRARAGSGSPTVAVLAEYDALPGIGHGCGHNVICSAAVGAFLGLAAVLADGSVPGTALLLGTPAEEGGGGKELMARDGAFDGVDAVVMLHPFSYDAAVQPFLGRRQLRVTYTGIAAHASAQPFMGRNALDAVVAMYQGVAMLRQHVPDSDRVHGVITDGGQRPNVVPETASALYYVRSATPETLADLSRRVEAIAVAAAAMTGCGYELHWDELPAYLPIRANLELAARWTRHQARRGRTALPPGVTPASLAGSTDLGNVSVRVPSIHPMIAIAGPDTSMHTTGFAAAAASPAGDRAVLDGAVGLALTALDVLADPAVLAAARAEFEAAGGVLDLGAVLEHP; encoded by the coding sequence GTGACCGAGGACGCCGGCGACACCCGGACCCCCCTGCCCGCCGACCGGCACCACCTCGACCAGCTGCGGGCGGCGACCGAGCGGGCGGCGGCCACCGCCGAGCCGCTGTCCTCCCCGCACGCCGGCGCCCCGGCGGCGCTGCTCGACCGGGCCGAGCAGGCGGTGGAGGCGGCCGGGCCCGACCTGCTGGCGCTCAGCGCCGACCTGCACGCCCACCCCGAGGAGGGCTACGCCGAGCACCGGTCGGTGCGGGCGGTGGCCGAGCTGCTGGCCCGGCACGGGATCGACGCCGAGGTCGGCGTGCACGGCCTGGACACCGCGCTGCGGGCGCGTGCCGGCAGCGGGAGCCCGACCGTGGCGGTGCTCGCCGAGTACGACGCGCTGCCGGGCATCGGGCACGGCTGCGGGCACAACGTCATCTGCTCGGCCGCGGTGGGCGCCTTCCTCGGCCTGGCCGCCGTGCTGGCCGACGGCAGCGTCCCGGGCACGGCGCTGCTGCTCGGCACCCCGGCCGAGGAGGGCGGCGGCGGCAAGGAGCTGATGGCCCGGGACGGCGCCTTCGACGGGGTGGACGCGGTGGTGATGCTGCACCCGTTCTCCTACGACGCCGCGGTGCAGCCCTTCCTCGGCCGCCGCCAGCTCCGGGTCACCTACACCGGCATCGCCGCGCACGCCTCCGCCCAGCCGTTCATGGGCCGCAACGCCCTGGACGCGGTGGTGGCGATGTACCAGGGCGTCGCGATGCTGCGCCAGCACGTGCCGGACAGCGACCGGGTGCACGGGGTGATCACCGACGGCGGGCAGCGGCCCAACGTCGTCCCGGAGACCGCGAGCGCGCTGTACTACGTGCGCTCGGCGACGCCGGAGACGCTGGCCGACCTCAGCCGCCGGGTGGAGGCGATCGCGGTGGCCGCGGCGGCGATGACCGGCTGCGGGTACGAGCTGCACTGGGACGAGCTGCCGGCCTACCTGCCGATCCGGGCCAACCTCGAGCTCGCCGCGCGCTGGACCCGGCACCAGGCCCGGCGCGGGCGCACCGCGCTGCCGCCGGGGGTCACGCCGGCGTCGCTGGCCGGGTCGACGGACCTGGGCAACGTGAGCGTCCGGGTGCCCTCGATCCACCCGATGATCGCCATCGCCGGGCCGGACACCTCGATGCACACCACCGGCTTCGCCGCCGCGGCCGCCTCCCCGGCCGGGGACCGGGCGGTGCTCGACGGCGCGGTCGGGCTCGCGCTGACCGCGCTGGACGTGCTGGCCGACCCCGCGGTGCTGGCCGCCGCCCGGGCGGAGTTCGAGGCGGCCGGCGGCGTGCTGGACCTCGGCGCCGTGCTCGAGCACCCGTGA
- a CDS encoding DUF6394 family protein: protein MNLEKVVFGFFVTLAATLNFGFFIGDIADPELHNEYELFAAVVVNLIATVLKFGDRTQIGAVHLATSLVADLQLIAATVFWVFAAHVSSAGLTAGATASIVSLSGGALVANVVSLVLLVIETSSFRRS from the coding sequence GTGAACCTCGAGAAGGTCGTCTTCGGCTTCTTCGTGACCCTCGCCGCCACGCTGAACTTCGGGTTCTTCATCGGCGACATCGCCGACCCGGAGCTGCACAACGAGTACGAGCTGTTCGCCGCGGTCGTGGTCAACCTGATCGCCACGGTGCTCAAGTTCGGTGACCGCACCCAGATCGGCGCGGTGCACCTGGCCACCAGCCTGGTCGCCGACCTGCAGCTCATCGCCGCCACGGTGTTCTGGGTCTTCGCCGCGCACGTCTCCAGCGCGGGGCTCACCGCGGGGGCGACCGCCAGCATCGTGTCGCTGTCCGGCGGGGCGCTGGTCGCCAACGTCGTGTCGCTGGTGCTGCTGGTCATCGAGACCAGCTCGTTCCGCCGTTCCTGA